The Sedimentisphaera salicampi genome includes a region encoding these proteins:
- a CDS encoding family 43 glycosylhydrolase — MRLKEAFCVLLLFAGILSAAKIPAPLYVDTRNFGSADPEIVWNEQKQQWWIFYNSRRVLKDNVNGGTPLGVAFSDDLIHWKFLGYCKLDGKGGTKNAPYTCWAPAIIKDGDKYHMFVTYKEGTEGFWGSGKSGIKHYIAPADDLLNGWKSASVDWVLQDDGAIDAGLLKKGDKWIMYYRNMYKPESGKKRSGIFRAESEDLLNWEKKGLAGGDINNRKKKFLMHKDSLLPVGKGHPKAAEKRIGYQEAPYPFYWKGRYWLSTDPYLWSSKDCSNWKYAGSFMFAPSSKLFDDTKGRHASFIVSRGRCLAFYHTEPYRDYSISYQANPPENRIMFLQCTELKFSENQLSYERSALPEAPKEIEPEGEYWGQAAP; from the coding sequence ATGAGACTCAAAGAAGCTTTTTGCGTTCTTTTGCTTTTTGCGGGCATATTATCAGCAGCCAAAATACCAGCGCCGCTGTACGTTGATACGAGAAATTTCGGCAGTGCAGACCCTGAAATCGTATGGAATGAGCAGAAACAGCAATGGTGGATATTCTACAACAGCCGGCGGGTATTGAAGGATAACGTGAACGGGGGAACTCCCCTTGGTGTGGCCTTTTCTGATGATTTAATCCACTGGAAGTTTCTCGGGTACTGCAAGCTCGACGGCAAAGGCGGGACAAAAAATGCCCCCTACACCTGCTGGGCTCCTGCGATAATTAAAGACGGCGATAAGTATCATATGTTCGTTACCTATAAAGAAGGGACGGAAGGATTTTGGGGCAGCGGTAAATCAGGCATAAAGCATTACATAGCTCCCGCGGATGATCTGTTAAACGGCTGGAAGTCTGCTTCTGTTGACTGGGTTTTGCAGGATGATGGTGCAATTGATGCAGGTCTTCTCAAGAAGGGCGACAAATGGATTATGTATTATCGCAATATGTATAAGCCCGAGAGCGGGAAAAAGCGTTCCGGCATATTCCGCGCCGAATCAGAGGACCTTCTGAACTGGGAGAAAAAAGGCCTTGCAGGAGGCGATATAAACAACCGCAAGAAGAAATTCTTGATGCACAAGGACAGCCTCCTGCCTGTTGGCAAAGGCCACCCCAAAGCAGCTGAGAAAAGAATCGGCTATCAGGAAGCGCCGTATCCCTTCTATTGGAAAGGCAGGTACTGGCTCAGTACAGATCCTTACCTATGGAGCTCAAAGGACTGCTCAAACTGGAAGTATGCAGGGAGCTTTATGTTTGCACCGAGCAGTAAACTGTTCGATGATACAAAGGGAAGGCATGCAAGCTTCATAGTAAGCCGCGGAAGGTGTCTCGCTTTTTATCATACCGAGCCGTACCGAGATTACAGCATAAGCTATCAGGCCAATCCGCCTGAAAACAGGATAATGTTTTTGCAGTGCACAGAGCTTAAATTCAGCGAGAACCAGCTCAGCTACGAAAGGTCTGCACTGCCTGAGGCGCCGAAAGAAATCGAACCTGAAGGGGAATACTGGGGTCAGGCTGCGCCTTAA
- a CDS encoding DUF7670 domain-containing protein, giving the protein MATNAEKFRNFLEIAARLSSVAVIILITALTADRGLRFEGMSAMAIVMFIFFPVGIVVGMVLGWTRPILGGSITIICALIYYTLYIIQNGVIPLGETFYVFPAPGGAFLLKGIADVMISNQSK; this is encoded by the coding sequence ATGGCCACGAATGCTGAAAAATTTCGCAATTTTCTTGAAATAGCCGCAAGACTCTCAAGTGTTGCTGTTATTATCTTGATTACAGCCCTCACTGCTGACAGAGGGCTTCGTTTTGAAGGTATGTCAGCAATGGCTATTGTAATGTTTATCTTTTTTCCAGTTGGAATCGTTGTGGGGATGGTTCTCGGCTGGACTAGACCTATCTTAGGCGGAAGTATTACGATAATCTGCGCTTTGATATACTACACGCTCTATATAATTCAAAACGGCGTAATACCTCTTGGTGAAACATTTTACGTTTTCCCCGCTCCGGGCGGAGCGTTCCTTCTGAAGGGTATTGCAGATGTAATGATATCGAATCAGTCGAAATAG
- a CDS encoding DUF4177 domain-containing protein, protein MAYNEYKVITVVESGVGTIFLGASGIPTDKMEARLNMEAAEGWQVVFQIVEAKRFLLFWTREAIIITLGR, encoded by the coding sequence ATGGCTTACAATGAGTATAAGGTTATTACAGTTGTTGAGAGCGGTGTAGGTACTATCTTTTTAGGGGCATCAGGAATCCCTACAGACAAGATGGAAGCAAGGCTGAATATGGAGGCGGCAGAAGGCTGGCAGGTGGTGTTTCAGATTGTTGAAGCGAAGCGATTCCTGCTCTTCTGGACGCGTGAGGCGATAATTATCACGCTCGGAAGGTGA
- a CDS encoding ASKHA domain-containing protein translates to MEDSLIQVKFLNHKHSVHINRGETVLDAAKKAGVYINSPCGGMGLCGKCRVLIKSGQTRITAEERKFLSPEELEKGFRLACKAVPEGDLAVQAEEKKTESKILSTGVLNGELKFQPALGVKDVKIPKLELGCEKSYSGLLEEKLPGASYDLSILRELADITASGEDSFRAVMVGSQILTLKRGQASQSLFAVCFDIGTTTIAGELVNLSTGESVDSVSAGNEQGGYGADVLSRINYSSQSSENLKDISDVIVSQIDELISRLCVRSGIEPETVYSLFVAGNTTMLQLFAGINCSNLGKIPFINVLGRGTLLKAKEVGLKNLFPEGDVYLMPVIGGFLGGDTTACIAAANLNSEKQKLQLLVDIGTNGEIVLNNYGEITAASTAAGPALEGAKISCGMRADTGAVDECSLDGGDINCGCIGSGEPEGICGSGLIDAIACMLEAGVINMMGHFTDKPESFPDGIQSRIQKKNGEMEFVLSDSGSKHVSITQRDIREFQLAAGAIRAGINILLKRRGLKFSQLDEVLLAGGFGAFLNVENACRAGLLPCESTGCVSRISSIGNAALAGVKRVLLDSSAKEKLEIDCREIKHVELSVDTDFQMEFSEAMLFPQIS, encoded by the coding sequence ATGGAAGATTCCTTAATTCAGGTTAAATTTTTAAATCACAAACACAGCGTGCATATAAACAGGGGGGAAACAGTCCTTGATGCTGCCAAGAAGGCCGGCGTGTACATCAATTCACCTTGCGGCGGTATGGGCTTATGCGGAAAATGCAGAGTTCTTATCAAATCAGGCCAAACCCGGATCACTGCGGAAGAGAGAAAATTCCTTTCACCTGAAGAGCTTGAAAAAGGCTTCAGGCTGGCTTGCAAGGCTGTTCCGGAAGGTGATTTGGCAGTTCAAGCCGAAGAAAAAAAGACCGAATCAAAGATATTATCAACTGGGGTACTAAATGGGGAATTGAAGTTTCAGCCAGCTCTTGGCGTTAAAGATGTTAAGATTCCAAAGCTCGAGCTCGGCTGCGAGAAGAGCTATTCCGGCCTCCTTGAGGAAAAGCTCCCCGGAGCGAGTTATGATTTATCAATTTTGAGAGAATTAGCAGATATAACAGCGAGCGGGGAAGATTCTTTCAGGGCGGTAATGGTGGGCAGCCAAATTCTAACACTCAAAAGAGGGCAAGCCTCGCAGTCCTTATTTGCGGTATGTTTCGATATTGGAACCACAACAATAGCGGGAGAGCTTGTGAATCTAAGTACGGGTGAATCTGTTGATTCTGTCTCTGCGGGTAATGAACAGGGCGGATACGGGGCAGATGTTCTTTCCAGAATAAACTACAGCTCACAGAGCAGCGAGAATCTCAAGGATATTTCTGATGTGATTGTTTCGCAGATAGATGAACTTATCAGCCGGCTTTGCGTGAGATCAGGGATTGAGCCGGAAACGGTGTATTCTCTTTTCGTTGCGGGGAATACAACAATGCTCCAGCTTTTTGCGGGTATAAACTGTTCAAATTTGGGAAAGATTCCGTTTATAAATGTCCTTGGAAGAGGCACTCTGCTAAAGGCAAAGGAGGTTGGCCTGAAAAACTTGTTCCCTGAAGGAGATGTTTATCTTATGCCTGTTATAGGGGGATTTCTCGGAGGAGATACCACTGCCTGCATAGCAGCTGCAAACTTAAACAGCGAAAAGCAGAAGCTTCAGCTTCTCGTTGATATTGGAACAAACGGGGAGATTGTGCTGAACAATTACGGCGAAATAACCGCCGCCTCGACTGCTGCCGGTCCTGCGCTGGAGGGTGCTAAGATCTCCTGCGGGATGCGTGCAGACACCGGAGCTGTTGATGAATGCAGCCTTGACGGAGGCGATATAAACTGCGGCTGCATCGGAAGCGGGGAGCCGGAAGGTATTTGCGGCAGCGGGCTTATAGATGCAATAGCCTGCATGCTTGAAGCGGGGGTAATCAATATGATGGGGCATTTCACCGATAAGCCTGAAAGCTTTCCGGACGGAATTCAGTCAAGGATTCAGAAGAAAAACGGGGAAATGGAATTTGTTTTGAGCGATTCGGGCTCTAAACACGTATCAATAACACAAAGGGATATAAGGGAATTTCAGCTTGCGGCAGGGGCTATAAGAGCCGGTATAAACATTCTTCTTAAAAGGAGAGGTCTGAAATTTTCTCAATTAGACGAGGTTCTCCTTGCAGGGGGGTTTGGGGCCTTTCTGAATGTTGAAAATGCGTGCAGAGCGGGTTTGCTTCCGTGCGAATCTACTGGCTGCGTTTCAAGAATCAGCAGCATCGGGAATGCGGCTCTTGCAGGCGTTAAAAGGGTTCTGCTGGACAGCTCCGCAAAAGAAAAGCTCGAAATAGACTGCAGGGAGATTAAACACGTTGAGCTTTCTGTTGATACCGATTTCCAGATGGAATTCTCTGAGGCGATGCTGTTTCCGCAAATAAGCTAA